The following proteins are encoded in a genomic region of Dyadobacter sp. UC 10:
- the trmD gene encoding tRNA (guanosine(37)-N1)-methyltransferase TrmD produces the protein MRIDILTCVPSLLDSFFAHSILKRAQQGGFVSVNVHDIRDYSTNKHRTIDDYAFGGGAGMVMQIEPIARCIRSLQEERDYDEIIYLTPDGELLQQRTVNQLSLKGNLILLCGHYKGVDQRVRDLFVTKEISIGDYVLSGGELAAAVLADAIIRLLPGVLNDETSALTDSFQDNLLAPPVYTRPADYEGNKVPDILMSGHEAKIEEWRYEQAIKRTKERRPDLLK, from the coding sequence ATGCGGATTGATATATTAACCTGTGTTCCAAGCCTGCTCGATAGCTTTTTTGCGCATTCTATTTTGAAGCGCGCACAGCAGGGTGGGTTTGTAAGTGTCAATGTGCATGATATCCGGGACTATTCGACAAACAAACATCGCACGATTGATGATTATGCATTTGGAGGAGGCGCCGGAATGGTCATGCAGATTGAGCCGATTGCCAGATGTATCAGGTCTTTGCAGGAGGAGCGGGATTACGACGAGATTATTTACCTGACTCCGGACGGCGAGCTTTTGCAGCAGCGAACCGTAAATCAGTTATCCTTAAAAGGTAATCTGATTTTGTTGTGTGGCCATTATAAAGGAGTTGACCAACGCGTCAGAGACCTGTTTGTCACAAAAGAGATAAGTATAGGTGATTACGTACTTTCCGGGGGAGAGCTCGCTGCGGCTGTTCTGGCCGATGCGATTATCAGACTCTTACCTGGCGTTTTAAATGACGAAACTTCCGCACTGACGGATTCTTTTCAGGACAATCTGCTTGCCCCACCGGTTTACACCAGACCAGCCGATTACGAAGGCAACAAAGTGCCGGATATTCTCATGTCCGGGCACGAAGCTAAAATCGAGGAGTGGCGTTATGAGCAGGCTATTAAGAGGACAAAGGAGCGGCGCCCCGATTTATTAAAGTAG
- the rimM gene encoding ribosome maturation factor RimM (Essential for efficient processing of 16S rRNA): MTQDNCFLLGYIVRTHGTAGNVVIYLDVDYPDDYDGLESVYVEIKGDLVPYFIQDINLQKQSNAIVSFEDVDSMAKAQALVGSSLYLPLEDLEELGNEDFYYHEIKGFTVVDQTSGALGVVRDVYTLNGQDLIAMDYQGSEILIPTAVEIVLKADKEKQQLIVNLPEGLLDVYLDKDSAANTPDDAD, from the coding sequence ATGACGCAGGATAATTGTTTTTTACTGGGATATATTGTCAGAACACACGGGACGGCCGGCAATGTGGTAATTTATCTGGATGTGGATTATCCGGATGATTATGATGGGCTGGAATCTGTTTATGTGGAAATCAAAGGAGATTTGGTTCCATATTTTATTCAGGATATTAATCTTCAAAAGCAAAGTAATGCCATTGTTTCTTTCGAAGATGTAGATTCAATGGCAAAAGCGCAGGCGCTTGTAGGAAGTTCGCTTTATCTTCCCCTGGAAGACCTGGAAGAGCTTGGTAACGAGGATTTTTATTATCACGAAATAAAGGGCTTTACCGTAGTGGATCAAACGTCCGGCGCGCTGGGTGTTGTTCGGGATGTGTATACACTGAATGGGCAGGATCTGATTGCAATGGATTACCAGGGTTCTGAAATACTCATCCCAACTGCTGTTGAGATCGTTTTGAAAGCCGATAAGGAAAAGCAACAGCTTATTGTAAACCTGCCAGAGGGATTACTGGATGTTTATCTTGACAAAGATTCAGCAGCAAATACACCGGATGATGCGGATTGA
- a CDS encoding Smr/MutS family protein, whose amino-acid sequence MNIGDKVRLVHGREEGIIYAFLPGNVVEIEIEDGFRIPVLRNEVVTISPVESQRMQKGQEPGKVVAKSDMIVPRNAPFAEKGIYLAFVSINDKSLTVHIINNTDWILPFTASSIQNQAQTGLGAGVLQPRQSQKLAEVLMKDFEEWPVFELNVLYFREGKHLLPQSLSKKIKCRAQSFYKSKRKAPVLDKEAFIYQLDEENLKKEPVLTDKELSAALKESMLRGAGSEPLKVEKPDTIVDLHIEKLMIDTAGISNENIVKTQLSAFEANLENAIANGMEEITFIHGAGSGALKNELHRRLSKHKHVAYFKDALKDKFGYGATLVKIK is encoded by the coding sequence ATGAACATCGGAGATAAAGTAAGACTGGTACATGGGAGAGAAGAAGGTATTATCTACGCTTTTCTTCCAGGGAATGTGGTTGAGATAGAAATTGAGGACGGTTTCAGGATTCCTGTGCTGCGGAATGAAGTGGTTACTATTTCGCCGGTAGAATCGCAGCGGATGCAAAAGGGGCAGGAACCTGGGAAGGTTGTTGCAAAGTCGGATATGATCGTTCCGCGCAATGCACCCTTTGCAGAGAAAGGCATTTACCTTGCATTTGTATCAATTAATGATAAATCACTGACGGTACATATCATTAATAATACGGACTGGATTTTGCCTTTTACGGCTTCGTCCATTCAGAATCAGGCACAGACCGGGCTGGGAGCGGGTGTTTTGCAGCCGCGGCAGTCGCAAAAGCTGGCAGAAGTATTGATGAAGGATTTTGAAGAATGGCCGGTTTTTGAATTGAATGTGCTGTATTTCAGGGAGGGGAAACATCTGCTGCCTCAATCTTTGAGCAAAAAAATAAAATGCCGCGCCCAATCTTTTTATAAAAGCAAAAGAAAAGCACCGGTATTGGATAAAGAGGCATTTATTTATCAGCTCGACGAGGAAAATCTTAAAAAAGAACCGGTTCTAACCGACAAAGAACTTTCTGCTGCATTGAAAGAAAGCATGCTGAGAGGAGCAGGCTCAGAGCCGTTGAAGGTTGAAAAGCCGGACACGATAGTTGATTTGCATATTGAAAAACTCATGATCGATACGGCCGGGATTTCTAACGAAAATATAGTGAAAACACAGCTCAGCGCTTTTGAAGCAAACCTTGAGAATGCAATTGCAAATGGTATGGAAGAAATAACTTTTATCCATGGAGCGGGTAGCGGTGCATTGAAAAATGAACTGCACCGGCGTCTGAGCAAGCACAAGCACGTGGCTTATTTTAAAGATGCATTAAAAGATAAATTCGGATACGGTGCAACCCTCGTCAAAATCAAGTAG
- a CDS encoding GNAT family N-acetyltransferase: MTILTRQGKAEDIPAIFELVKELAIYERALNQVSNNVEKMTRDYHEKLYDFFVAESDSKIIGLSLYYFRYSTWKGKRLYMEDIIVTESMRGNGIGKILFDATVTAAKETGCTGMLWQVLDWNTSAVGFYRKYGTNFDNEWINCSLDF; encoded by the coding sequence ATGACAATTTTAACCAGACAGGGAAAAGCAGAGGATATTCCGGCGATTTTTGAATTAGTAAAAGAATTGGCTATCTACGAGAGAGCGCTCAACCAGGTATCCAATAACGTGGAAAAAATGACGCGCGATTACCACGAAAAACTGTATGATTTTTTCGTAGCGGAATCCGATTCAAAGATCATCGGCCTTTCGCTCTACTATTTCCGGTATTCAACCTGGAAAGGAAAGCGGCTGTATATGGAGGATATCATCGTAACCGAATCCATGCGCGGAAATGGTATTGGAAAGATACTGTTTGATGCAACAGTGACCGCAGCGAAGGAAACCGGATGCACGGGAATGCTTTGGCAGGTTTTGGACTGGAATACTTCTGCGGTGGGCTTTTACCGCAAGTACGGCACCAACTTTGACAACGAATGGATTAATTGCAGCCTTGATTTTTAA
- a CDS encoding 30S ribosomal protein S16, with translation MAVKIRLARRGRKKKAIYDIVVADARAPRDGRFIEKLGIYNPGTNPASIVLESDKAVDWLLKGAQPTDTARSILQHEGVLLRKHLQVGVLKGAITQEVADTRFEDWKGSKADRKATAADTLTQKKDADKQAKLDAERKVSQTRAEAIAKKNAPPAEPVTEVEEVQDEVAEGVSDATETETEAPAATTQEESAE, from the coding sequence ATGGCAGTTAAAATCAGGTTAGCGCGTCGTGGACGCAAAAAGAAAGCGATTTATGATATCGTAGTCGCAGATGCCAGAGCACCACGTGATGGTCGCTTCATCGAAAAATTGGGGATCTACAACCCAGGTACAAATCCTGCTTCCATCGTTTTGGAATCGGATAAGGCAGTTGACTGGCTTTTGAAAGGGGCTCAGCCAACTGATACGGCGCGTTCTATCTTGCAACATGAAGGCGTTTTATTGCGCAAGCACTTGCAGGTAGGTGTGTTGAAAGGTGCAATCACACAGGAAGTTGCAGATACACGTTTCGAAGATTGGAAAGGATCGAAAGCAGATCGTAAAGCGACTGCGGCTGACACCCTAACGCAGAAAAAGGATGCTGACAAGCAAGCGAAACTGGATGCAGAACGTAAAGTGAGCCAAACTCGCGCAGAAGCGATTGCTAAGAAAAATGCGCCTCCAGCAGAGCCGGTTACAGAAGTTGAAGAAGTGCAGGACGAAGTTGCAGAAGGAGTTTCTGACGCAACTGAAACTGAAACAGAGGCACCTGCTGCTACAACTCAGGAAGAATCTGCGGAATAA
- a CDS encoding cation:proton antiporter domain-containing protein: MTHVPQLIVDLSLILTMAGIITLIFKKLKQPIVLGYILAGLLVGPNFHLFPTITDIKTIEIWAEIGVIFLLFNLGLEFSFKKLVKVGNTAAITGLFEVTMMLITGFVTGQLMGWSKTDSLFLGGIIAISSTTIIFRAFDELGIKTQKFTRVVLGILVIEDLTAVLLMVLLSTLSISQQFAGFELLQSILKLFFFLTIWFLGGIFVFPTLLRRYRNLMNDESVLITSVALCFGMVFLVTQAGFSAALGAFIMGSILAETTHAEKIEHLLKPLKDLFGAVFFISVGMLINPGLLVQYAVPTMILVFVVILGKTMFVTMGAVISGQPLKKSMQSGMSLSQIGEFSFIIATLGVSLNVTSDFLYPIAVGVSVITTFTTPYMMKASEPFYNWFEKKLPEKWRHYLNRYSTSTETITQTTQWQEILKSYAQTVVLNSVVVIGIILAASRQLADQLHRVVPENYVTNSVLFGITFLLISPFLWALIFKRSNRKAYSAIWLSRKFSRGPLLLLELSRVLVAILLMGFLLSSFFATPTALAVAAGIMLLGFAIFYRRLQLFYSKIEDRFLQNLNARQLEGSGKSKRILLPWDAHFAFLEVSADSNLIGKTLQELKIRENFGINVVLIERGSKTIYLPKPTEVLYPCDRIEVIGTDDQLDIFRGHVEISTSGDVYMAHEDTIVLERIEVKNEYNIRGKNIRNSGIREKTHGMIVGLERNGERILNPDSSMIIENQDVLWIAGDRDLIKEFINTKSSNEETISQVIS; the protein is encoded by the coding sequence ATGACGCATGTTCCGCAACTGATCGTAGACCTTTCTTTAATACTCACGATGGCGGGTATCATTACCCTCATTTTCAAGAAATTGAAACAGCCAATCGTGTTGGGTTATATTTTGGCCGGATTACTTGTTGGTCCTAATTTCCACCTCTTCCCTACCATCACCGACATCAAAACCATTGAGATCTGGGCTGAGATCGGAGTGATCTTTTTGCTATTCAATCTGGGCTTGGAGTTTAGTTTTAAAAAGCTTGTCAAAGTCGGAAATACCGCCGCGATTACCGGGCTTTTTGAAGTAACGATGATGCTGATCACCGGTTTTGTCACTGGCCAGCTGATGGGATGGAGCAAAACGGATAGCCTTTTCCTGGGAGGTATTATCGCAATATCCTCTACCACGATCATATTCAGGGCTTTTGATGAGCTCGGTATCAAAACCCAGAAATTCACCCGGGTCGTATTAGGCATTCTCGTCATCGAAGATCTCACGGCAGTTTTGCTGATGGTATTACTTTCCACATTGTCAATCAGTCAGCAATTTGCTGGTTTCGAGCTGCTGCAATCCATATTGAAACTATTCTTCTTCCTGACGATCTGGTTTTTGGGCGGAATTTTCGTATTCCCTACGCTACTAAGGCGCTACCGGAATCTGATGAATGACGAAAGTGTTTTAATCACCTCCGTGGCGCTTTGCTTTGGGATGGTATTTCTGGTCACTCAAGCGGGATTTTCTGCCGCACTGGGCGCTTTTATAATGGGTTCAATTTTGGCTGAAACTACGCATGCTGAAAAAATAGAGCATTTGCTGAAACCGCTGAAAGATCTTTTCGGCGCTGTCTTCTTCATTTCTGTGGGTATGCTGATCAACCCGGGATTGCTGGTTCAATATGCTGTGCCCACAATGATTCTGGTATTCGTAGTGATTTTGGGAAAAACCATGTTTGTCACAATGGGAGCTGTTATATCGGGGCAGCCTCTAAAAAAATCAATGCAATCCGGCATGAGCCTTTCGCAGATTGGTGAATTCTCCTTCATTATCGCCACACTAGGTGTTTCTCTCAATGTAACGAGCGATTTCCTCTACCCCATTGCAGTCGGCGTTTCGGTAATAACAACATTCACAACGCCTTACATGATGAAGGCATCGGAGCCTTTTTACAATTGGTTTGAAAAAAAGTTGCCCGAAAAATGGAGGCATTACCTCAACCGTTACAGCACAAGCACTGAAACTATTACGCAAACAACCCAGTGGCAGGAGATCCTGAAATCGTACGCGCAGACTGTTGTACTGAATTCGGTTGTCGTAATCGGGATTATTTTGGCCGCTTCCCGGCAACTTGCTGATCAGCTGCACAGGGTTGTGCCGGAAAACTATGTTACGAACTCAGTATTATTCGGCATTACCTTTCTGCTGATCTCTCCGTTCCTCTGGGCGCTTATTTTTAAGAGATCCAATCGAAAAGCCTATTCGGCCATTTGGCTTAGCCGCAAATTCAGTCGCGGCCCGTTGCTGCTGCTGGAACTGTCACGTGTCCTGGTTGCGATCTTATTGATGGGCTTTTTGCTCAGCTCCTTTTTTGCGACGCCCACAGCACTGGCCGTCGCCGCAGGTATTATGCTGCTGGGTTTTGCGATCTTTTACAGAAGGCTACAATTGTTTTACAGCAAGATCGAAGATCGTTTTTTACAAAATCTGAATGCCCGGCAACTGGAAGGAAGTGGAAAATCCAAAAGGATCTTACTTCCGTGGGACGCACATTTTGCTTTCCTGGAAGTTAGTGCCGACTCAAATCTGATCGGCAAAACGTTGCAGGAGCTGAAAATCCGGGAGAATTTCGGTATTAATGTCGTGCTGATCGAGCGGGGAAGCAAAACAATTTATTTACCCAAGCCAACAGAAGTACTGTACCCCTGCGACCGCATTGAGGTAATCGGGACCGATGACCAGCTGGACATATTCCGTGGACATGTGGAAATCAGTACCAGCGGTGACGTGTATATGGCGCATGAAGATACGATCGTATTGGAGCGGATTGAGGTTAAAAATGAATACAATATCAGGGGCAAGAACATCAGAAACAGCGGTATACGTGAAAAAACGCACGGTATGATCGTCGGATTGGAACGAAATGGGGAGCGCATTCTTAATCCCGACTCTTCTATGATCATCGAAAACCAGGATGTCCTCTGGATTGCGGGAGACCGAGATCTGATCAAAGAATTTATTAATACAAAAAGCAGCAACGAAGAGACGATATCGCAGGTTATTTCCTGA
- a CDS encoding RluA family pseudouridine synthase has product MSEDLIEVTSDEDDLFEHYRIVADKGQGLIRLDKYLNLHVANASRTKIQNGIEAEAVRVNGLPTKASYKVKPLDIITLSLPQPPRDTEILPENIPLDIVYEDDALLIVNKPTGMVVHPAYGNWTGTLINGLVYHFQQLPTGRNGEGRPGLVHRIDKDTSGLLVIAKTEFAMSFLAKQFSDHTIERTYYALIWGEPKEAEGTIIGHIGRSIRDRRVMDMFPDGSYGKHAVTHYQVIKNLRYVSLIKCNLETGRTHQIRVHMKHLGHPIFNDTTYGGDKILRSVSSGKYKDMVESCFGLLPGQALHAKSLGFIHPTSREWVQFDTELPENFQAIIEKWENYLNY; this is encoded by the coding sequence ATGTCCGAAGACCTTATTGAAGTTACGTCAGATGAAGACGATCTGTTTGAGCATTACCGGATTGTGGCCGACAAAGGTCAGGGTTTGATCAGGCTTGATAAATATTTGAACCTTCATGTGGCCAATGCATCGAGGACAAAAATACAAAACGGAATCGAGGCAGAGGCGGTCAGGGTAAATGGTCTTCCTACCAAAGCCAGTTACAAAGTAAAGCCGCTGGATATAATCACACTTTCGCTGCCGCAACCTCCGCGTGATACCGAAATTCTCCCTGAAAACATTCCGCTTGATATTGTTTACGAAGATGATGCGCTATTGATCGTCAATAAGCCAACCGGCATGGTTGTGCACCCAGCATACGGAAACTGGACAGGCACTTTGATCAATGGTCTGGTCTATCATTTCCAACAACTCCCTACGGGCCGTAACGGCGAAGGAAGGCCAGGACTTGTTCACCGAATCGATAAGGACACCTCTGGACTGCTGGTAATAGCGAAAACCGAATTTGCTATGTCCTTTTTGGCCAAACAATTTTCCGATCACACCATTGAACGAACCTATTATGCGCTGATCTGGGGAGAACCTAAGGAAGCAGAAGGAACGATCATAGGTCATATCGGGCGAAGTATCCGCGACAGACGAGTAATGGATATGTTCCCTGACGGCAGCTATGGGAAGCATGCAGTTACGCATTATCAGGTCATTAAAAATCTGCGTTATGTTTCGCTTATCAAATGCAATCTCGAAACGGGACGAACTCATCAGATAAGGGTTCACATGAAACACCTTGGCCACCCAATTTTCAACGATACAACTTATGGTGGAGATAAGATATTACGCAGTGTATCGAGCGGAAAATATAAAGACATGGTAGAAAGCTGCTTCGGCCTGCTACCAGGTCAGGCATTGCATGCAAAGTCACTGGGTTTTATTCACCCTACATCCCGGGAGTGGGTACAGTTTGATACCGAGCTACCTGAAAACTTTCAGGCAATTATCGAAAAATGGGAAAACTATTTAAACTACTAG
- a CDS encoding DUF4403 family protein produces MEEYKYTDKAIQNEKHLSVMNVPIELPVSEIENQINAKIKGLIYEDNSYQDDNNDNIKAKVWKISPIRVVAIDSSFLFEVPLKIWVSAGYKVSPLGITMSGYKDTEFSIRIRLISKIGIAANWQIKSETYVDSYDWISDPSIKVAGLNIPIKSMASRMLNKNFDKITEAIDQEVANNLELKKNAELAWNIVRQPVMLAEEFDTWLVVVPTSVVMTPLLAKNNVIRAVLGIKGYTQTITSATKPSVTAVEKLPDLQITQQVNDDFKVGLISVVSYEDAARLATAKMKGETFSFLGGQYKVNVTSVELYGQNDKLVIKAGLAGSISGYIYLKGVPYYDPATQQLSLKGLDYDLETRNTIVRTAGWLLQGQFSRMMEKKMTFPVGDQITEAKQTIQKALGNYKVTDGVTLKGTLSDIQPDKVYLTPKHLYSVVFAHGKVNLKVDGLK; encoded by the coding sequence ATGGAAGAATATAAGTACACGGATAAGGCAATCCAGAATGAGAAACACTTGTCCGTCATGAATGTTCCGATCGAGCTACCGGTTTCGGAGATCGAAAATCAGATCAATGCAAAGATTAAGGGTCTGATTTATGAGGATAATAGCTACCAGGATGATAACAATGATAATATCAAAGCGAAAGTCTGGAAAATCAGTCCGATCCGCGTCGTAGCGATCGACTCTTCTTTTTTATTTGAAGTTCCATTAAAAATCTGGGTGAGTGCTGGCTATAAAGTCAGTCCGCTGGGAATCACGATGTCGGGTTATAAGGACACGGAGTTTTCTATACGGATCCGACTGATTTCCAAAATCGGTATTGCCGCAAACTGGCAGATTAAATCAGAGACTTATGTAGACAGCTACGACTGGATCTCAGATCCCAGCATTAAAGTGGCCGGGTTGAACATTCCGATCAAAAGTATGGCCAGCAGAATGCTGAATAAGAATTTTGATAAAATAACCGAGGCGATCGATCAGGAAGTAGCGAATAATCTGGAATTGAAAAAGAATGCAGAACTCGCCTGGAATATCGTCAGGCAGCCGGTAATGCTGGCGGAGGAGTTTGATACGTGGCTGGTAGTAGTGCCAACAAGTGTGGTGATGACTCCGCTTTTGGCAAAGAACAATGTAATCAGAGCAGTGTTGGGAATCAAAGGGTATACGCAAACCATCACGTCCGCCACCAAGCCTAGCGTGACGGCTGTCGAAAAGCTGCCCGATCTACAAATTACACAGCAAGTGAACGATGATTTCAAAGTCGGGCTGATCAGTGTCGTTTCTTACGAAGATGCAGCGCGGCTTGCAACCGCAAAAATGAAGGGAGAAACCTTTTCGTTTTTAGGTGGGCAATATAAAGTGAACGTAACTTCTGTTGAGCTGTATGGTCAGAACGACAAACTGGTCATTAAGGCAGGGCTTGCGGGAAGTATTTCAGGATATATTTACTTAAAAGGCGTCCCTTATTACGATCCGGCGACGCAGCAGTTGTCATTGAAAGGGCTTGATTATGATTTGGAAACGAGAAATACAATTGTCCGCACAGCGGGTTGGTTGTTGCAGGGACAGTTTAGCAGAATGATGGAAAAGAAAATGACATTCCCGGTCGGCGACCAGATCACGGAAGCGAAGCAGACCATTCAGAAAGCGCTTGGTAACTACAAGGTTACAGACGGAGTTACCCTAAAAGGTACGCTTTCGGACATTCAGCCTGACAAGGTTTACCTCACTCCGAAACACCTTTATTCGGTCGTTTTTGCACACGGAAAAGTGAATTTGAAGGTCGATGGATTGAAGTGA
- a CDS encoding OmpA family protein, translating into MKKKNLYVALLCLSLLSLDTSAQNRTYDGPNKMNTWSITGYGGITKFFGDLSQYSGFRRGDREEFTAGWGLSINKQLSPIFGVQLVGYNGRLQGAKDNHKSSLTDRTYSATFNSPSFVQVTLDGTMNLNRLLLGYNKLRRWKFDAHLGAGIIYYHTDIDWRDVNTGQADNFSTNTGESSKTAGKWERNGSVYTREWVVPAGFTLHYELSPRFDLGLDYTHNFVNTEKMDATVGGLSDYDSQQGIWTFAKGDSRNDAYGMLSLALTYKLGKNAVRAKDGKYDAASGRYHLRWANPKQLIPVPYNPTMDDADSIAKANMPKPVDPRLYTDTDGDGVADLFDKEPNTPAGSIVSGGGVALDIDKIIRDAIKNNLPKDECEALFSNIEFDTDKAIIRNPSKETLSKVVELLNMRTNCRIVLVGHTDARASDSYNVSLSRRRVDAAKRFLIRAGLTDPSRIIAEYYGEYRPIAENTTVEGLQSNRRVEIKILPNNSIRSTYPAGFRR; encoded by the coding sequence ATGAAGAAAAAGAATCTTTACGTTGCTTTACTTTGTTTGTCCCTGCTGAGTTTGGATACGTCTGCCCAAAATCGAACGTATGACGGACCCAACAAAATGAATACCTGGTCCATTACCGGATACGGGGGGATTACAAAATTCTTCGGAGATTTATCGCAATACAGTGGCTTCAGGCGCGGGGACAGAGAGGAATTCACCGCAGGCTGGGGCCTTTCCATTAACAAGCAGTTGTCGCCCATCTTTGGTGTTCAACTTGTGGGTTATAATGGACGCCTGCAGGGAGCGAAAGATAATCACAAGAGCTCTCTGACGGACAGAACTTATAGCGCCACTTTCAATAGTCCATCTTTTGTTCAGGTGACATTGGATGGAACAATGAATCTGAACCGTCTGCTTTTAGGTTACAACAAGCTGCGCAGATGGAAGTTTGATGCGCACCTTGGAGCAGGTATTATCTACTACCATACTGATATCGATTGGAGAGATGTGAACACTGGCCAGGCTGACAACTTCTCGACTAATACAGGCGAGAGCTCTAAAACAGCGGGAAAATGGGAGCGTAATGGTTCAGTTTATACACGTGAATGGGTAGTTCCAGCTGGTTTTACATTGCACTATGAGCTATCTCCAAGATTCGACCTTGGTTTGGATTACACACATAACTTTGTAAATACAGAGAAAATGGATGCAACAGTTGGTGGGTTGAGCGACTATGACTCACAACAGGGTATCTGGACATTTGCAAAGGGAGATTCTAGAAATGACGCTTACGGAATGCTTTCACTTGCTTTGACTTACAAACTAGGTAAAAATGCAGTGAGAGCAAAAGACGGTAAATATGACGCTGCAAGCGGACGTTACCACCTTCGTTGGGCTAATCCAAAGCAATTGATACCGGTACCTTACAATCCAACTATGGACGATGCGGATTCAATTGCAAAAGCAAATATGCCTAAGCCGGTTGATCCACGTCTTTATACTGATACTGATGGCGACGGTGTTGCAGATTTGTTCGACAAAGAACCTAATACACCAGCCGGTAGCATTGTTTCAGGTGGTGGTGTTGCACTCGATATTGATAAAATCATCAGAGACGCTATCAAAAATAACCTTCCGAAAGACGAATGCGAAGCATTGTTCAGCAACATCGAATTTGATACTGACAAAGCAATAATCCGTAATCCTTCGAAAGAAACTTTGAGCAAAGTGGTTGAATTGCTGAACATGCGTACCAACTGCCGCATCGTTCTGGTAGGTCACACAGATGCCCGTGCTTCTGACAGCTACAACGTATCACTTTCCCGCCGCAGGGTTGATGCCGCTAAGAGATTCCTTATCCGTGCCGGTTTAACAGATCCAAGCCGTATCATTGCTGAATACTACGGTGAGTACCGCCCGATCGCAGAGAATACAACGGTTGAAGGTCTGCAGTCCAACCGTCGCGTTGAGATCAAGATTTTGCCAAACAACTCAATCCGCTCAACTTATCCTGCCGGTTTCCGCAGATAA
- a CDS encoding 1-aminocyclopropane-1-carboxylate deaminase/D-cysteine desulfhydrase codes for MDLLSHSPPTPLQELHNELCEKAAVRLFVKRDDLIHPEVSGNKWRKLKYVLKEVKQLEIDRVLTFGGAYSNHLYALASACSELDIKAIGIVRGERPVEESATLQFCRQKGMELHFVTREEYKLRQSEEYQSSLSQQFDYPYLIPEGGTSVLALPGVSELTTEVKNQLGIVPDYYCVAAGTGGTAAGILCTGANVVAFSALKGGGFLKDEIDGLIQDYQNPGILDLQTSYHFGGYAKWNAGLLDFIDDFKNRFDIQLEQVYTGKMLYGVFDLIKKGYFSRNAIIVAVHTGGLQGLVRK; via the coding sequence GTGGACTTACTAAGTCATTCGCCTCCGACGCCTTTGCAGGAACTGCATAATGAATTATGTGAAAAAGCCGCAGTGCGCCTATTTGTCAAGCGAGATGACCTCATTCACCCGGAAGTTTCAGGGAATAAATGGCGTAAGCTTAAATATGTTCTTAAAGAGGTTAAGCAGCTCGAAATCGACAGGGTTCTTACATTTGGCGGTGCTTACTCCAATCACTTGTATGCCCTGGCATCGGCCTGTAGTGAACTGGATATAAAGGCGATAGGGATAGTGAGGGGAGAGAGGCCGGTAGAAGAAAGTGCAACTTTGCAGTTTTGCAGGCAAAAAGGAATGGAACTGCATTTTGTCACGCGCGAGGAATACAAATTGCGACAGTCCGAAGAATATCAGTCAAGCTTAAGTCAGCAATTTGATTATCCCTATCTGATACCGGAGGGTGGAACTTCCGTACTGGCGCTTCCCGGCGTGAGTGAACTAACTACCGAGGTGAAAAACCAATTGGGGATTGTGCCCGATTATTATTGCGTGGCGGCGGGTACCGGTGGAACTGCAGCTGGAATTTTGTGTACAGGCGCGAATGTAGTGGCTTTCTCAGCATTGAAAGGTGGTGGTTTTTTGAAAGATGAAATCGACGGGCTTATTCAAGACTACCAGAATCCGGGAATACTGGATTTGCAGACTTCTTACCATTTCGGTGGTTATGCGAAATGGAATGCCGGACTTTTAGACTTTATAGATGATTTCAAAAACAGGTTTGATATTCAACTGGAGCAGGTATATACGGGTAAAATGCTTTACGGCGTCTTCGACCTGATTAAAAAAGGCTATTTTTCGAGAAATGCTATTATTGTCGCCGTTCATACCGGCGGCCTGCAAGGTCTCGTCAGGAAATAA